One genomic window of Flexivirga oryzae includes the following:
- a CDS encoding NUDIX domain-containing protein produces the protein MHFTEYDTRLAAYAVIVRDEQILLAWYNGKGHGKAGWTLPGGGVEFDESMEAAVVREVFEETGYHVTVGRPVATDYFAAATDGPLERPFKSQRVLFEAEITGGEFGTTEVDGSTDFARWMPLAETDGMGYRSRIVDVALRLIAR, from the coding sequence ATGCACTTCACCGAGTACGACACGCGCCTTGCGGCATACGCAGTCATCGTCCGGGACGAACAGATCCTGCTGGCCTGGTACAACGGCAAGGGGCATGGCAAGGCGGGGTGGACGCTGCCCGGTGGGGGAGTCGAGTTCGACGAGTCGATGGAGGCGGCGGTCGTCCGCGAGGTGTTCGAGGAGACCGGCTACCACGTGACCGTCGGACGGCCCGTGGCCACGGACTACTTCGCTGCTGCGACCGACGGCCCGCTGGAGCGGCCGTTCAAGTCGCAGCGGGTGCTCTTCGAGGCGGAGATCACCGGCGGTGAGTTCGGCACCACCGAGGTCGACGGCTCGACCGACTTCGCGCGCTGGATGCCGCTGGCCGAGACCGACGGCATGGGCTACCGGTCACGCATCGTCGACGTCGCGCTGCGCCTGATCGCCCGGTGA
- a CDS encoding GNAT family N-acetyltransferase, with product MKPVIRELTDDDRKANHRLGAEAFGYGPDRRPVELPPAGGTVFGAFVDGRLTAKIRVSDYEAHLPGGRTRPVSGVEGVAVHAEARGRGLLTPLFRAGFERAQRMGQPVSVLFPTAAGIYRRFGYEIVGALEHRELPVSLLAHVAAPTSILLRRATAADVDTIRGLYAEWAAERLGPLTRTGPGEPHLCADYVADPASATLAVDDGGRIVGSVRWTRGTGYDPESSVIEVQDLIGLTPDATRALWRFLGSFGSVSGRVDVELPTGDESLGVLPFEPPPPVREHRCMIALLDIPGAFGARRGVPGLQVDLPFTVEGAFAAGVDGDYTLTAEGAGLRCEHGSSGAGPVFSARGLAALYGGAQRCSGLRLTGQLHGPVDHDPIWDALFNTPMQLRDYF from the coding sequence ATGAAGCCGGTGATCCGCGAGCTGACCGACGACGACCGCAAGGCCAACCACCGGCTTGGCGCCGAGGCATTCGGGTACGGACCCGACCGCCGGCCGGTCGAGTTGCCACCCGCCGGTGGGACGGTGTTCGGTGCGTTCGTCGACGGAAGGCTCACCGCGAAGATCCGGGTGAGCGACTACGAGGCCCACCTGCCGGGCGGACGCACCCGACCGGTCTCCGGCGTGGAGGGGGTGGCGGTCCACGCCGAGGCTCGCGGCCGCGGGCTGCTCACGCCGCTCTTCCGGGCCGGCTTCGAACGGGCCCAGCGGATGGGTCAGCCGGTCAGCGTACTGTTCCCCACCGCGGCCGGGATCTACCGCCGGTTCGGCTACGAGATCGTAGGTGCCCTCGAACACCGCGAGCTGCCCGTGTCCCTGCTCGCCCACGTCGCGGCGCCGACGTCGATCTTGCTGCGCCGCGCGACGGCCGCCGATGTGGACACGATCCGTGGTCTGTATGCCGAATGGGCGGCCGAACGCCTCGGGCCGCTCACCCGGACCGGCCCCGGTGAGCCCCACCTGTGCGCCGACTACGTCGCGGACCCGGCGTCCGCAACCCTCGCCGTCGACGACGGCGGCCGCATCGTCGGTAGCGTGCGATGGACCCGTGGAACGGGATACGACCCGGAATCCTCGGTGATCGAGGTGCAGGACCTGATCGGTCTCACCCCGGACGCGACCCGCGCGCTCTGGCGTTTCCTCGGCAGCTTCGGATCGGTCAGCGGCCGGGTCGACGTCGAGCTACCCACCGGCGACGAGTCGCTGGGGGTGCTGCCCTTCGAACCGCCACCACCCGTGCGCGAGCACCGTTGCATGATCGCGCTGCTCGACATACCGGGAGCCTTCGGCGCACGTCGCGGAGTGCCCGGTCTGCAGGTCGACCTGCCGTTCACCGTCGAGGGGGCCTTCGCCGCCGGGGTCGACGGAGACTACACACTCACCGCGGAAGGCGCCGGATTGCGTTGCGAACATGGCAGTTCCGGTGCTGGGCCGGTCTTCAGCGCACGCGGCCTCGCGGCGTTGTACGGTGGCGCGCAGCGTTGCTCGGGCCTGCGCCTGACCGGCCAATTGCACGGACCCGTCGACCACGACCCGATCTGGGACGCGCTGTTCAACACGCCGATGCAGCTGCGCGACTACTTCTGA
- a CDS encoding MFS transporter, which translates to MSDTTHEKGRSPRRAAIAAWTGSALEYYDMAIYGTAAALVFPKIFFPEADASTATIASLATFGVGYVARPVGSFFMGHIGDKLGRKRVLIGTIILMGLSTFLVGCLPTYDQVGLLAPALLVLLRLLQGFSAAGEQAGSNSMTFEHAPQHRRGFFTSFTLNGTQGGQVLAPLVFLPIAALPEHQLLTWGWRIPFLLSAVVVAISYFIRAKLDETPEFRAESASAEVPPAPLAVLFRDHWRGVVRVFFAAFVAMVNTVFAVFALTFATSDAYGIGISKTAMLWLAIIANVVALGTIPAWAALSDRIGRKPVFVGGLIGTGVMVVVFLWTISTGSLPLVMITGILLAGVVYSMPNSVWPVTYAEYFPTSVRLSGMAVGTQCGFALAGFTPSIAGALMGGEAGNWYKVAAFALLACTASAIAVLSGPNRTHTMPTAELGAKRGCSHKLVPAVPAN; encoded by the coding sequence ATGTCAGACACCACCCACGAGAAGGGGCGCTCCCCGCGCCGCGCGGCCATTGCCGCGTGGACCGGCAGTGCGCTCGAGTACTACGACATGGCCATCTACGGCACTGCCGCGGCACTGGTCTTCCCGAAGATCTTCTTCCCGGAAGCCGATGCCTCGACGGCGACCATCGCGTCGCTCGCGACGTTCGGCGTCGGGTATGTCGCCCGCCCGGTCGGGTCGTTCTTCATGGGCCACATCGGTGACAAGCTGGGCCGCAAGCGGGTGCTGATCGGCACCATCATCCTGATGGGCCTGTCCACCTTCCTGGTCGGCTGCCTGCCGACCTACGACCAGGTCGGGCTGTTGGCTCCCGCACTGCTGGTGCTGCTGCGACTGCTGCAGGGTTTCTCGGCGGCCGGTGAGCAGGCGGGCTCCAACTCGATGACCTTCGAGCACGCACCGCAGCATCGCCGCGGCTTCTTCACCAGCTTCACCCTGAACGGCACCCAGGGCGGCCAGGTCCTCGCACCACTGGTGTTCCTGCCGATCGCCGCACTGCCCGAGCACCAGCTGCTGACCTGGGGCTGGCGGATCCCCTTCCTGCTCAGCGCGGTGGTCGTCGCGATCAGCTACTTCATCCGCGCCAAGCTCGACGAGACACCGGAGTTCCGCGCCGAGTCCGCGAGCGCCGAGGTGCCACCCGCCCCGCTCGCCGTGCTGTTCCGCGACCACTGGCGCGGCGTGGTCCGGGTCTTCTTCGCCGCATTCGTGGCGATGGTCAACACGGTGTTCGCGGTCTTCGCGCTGACGTTCGCCACCTCGGACGCCTACGGCATCGGGATCAGCAAGACGGCGATGTTGTGGCTCGCGATCATCGCGAACGTAGTGGCGCTGGGCACCATCCCCGCCTGGGCCGCACTGTCGGACCGGATCGGCCGCAAGCCGGTCTTCGTCGGCGGACTGATCGGCACCGGTGTGATGGTCGTGGTCTTCCTCTGGACGATCTCCACCGGCAGCCTCCCGCTGGTCATGATCACCGGCATCCTGCTCGCCGGTGTCGTCTACTCGATGCCGAACTCGGTGTGGCCGGTGACGTATGCCGAGTACTTCCCGACGAGCGTGCGGCTGTCGGGTATGGCGGTCGGAACGCAGTGCGGCTTCGCCCTGGCCGGCTTCACCCCGTCGATCGCGGGAGCCCTGATGGGCGGCGAGGCCGGCAACTGGTACAAGGTCGCAGCGTTCGCGCTCCTCGCGTGTACCGCCTCGGCGATCGCCGTCCTGAGCGGGCCGAACCGGACCCACACGATGCCGACAGCCGAGCTGGGCGCCAAGCGTGGCTGCAGCCACAAGCTCGTGCCGGCCGTCCCGGCGAACTGA
- the secE gene encoding preprotein translocase subunit SecE, which yields MSTSTASTRGSTEERSPRGLGKILLFIRQVIDELRKVVRPTRDELVSYTIALIVFLALIMAYIVGLDQLVVKLVGWVFG from the coding sequence GTGAGCACGAGCACCGCCTCCACGCGTGGCTCGACCGAGGAGCGATCCCCGCGCGGTCTTGGCAAGATCCTGCTGTTCATCCGGCAGGTCATCGACGAGCTGCGCAAGGTCGTGCGGCCGACTCGGGACGAGCTGGTCAGCTACACGATCGCGCTGATCGTCTTCCTGGCGCTGATCATGGCCTACATCGTGGGTCTGGATCAGCTGGTGGTGAAGCTCGTCGGCTGGGTCTTCGGCTGA
- a CDS encoding MaoC family dehydratase, giving the protein MSESIEAGTEIPSRTIHVDRATLIRYAGASGDFNVIHWDEQTAKSVGLPDVIAHGMWTMGAAIQPVVDWLGDAGRVTSYSVRFSAPVPVPHDGGADVEVGATVKSVEGDTATIDITATSGGQKVLVRARATVALKSA; this is encoded by the coding sequence ATGAGCGAGAGCATCGAGGCGGGGACCGAGATCCCCAGCCGCACCATCCACGTCGACCGCGCCACGCTGATCCGGTATGCCGGGGCGAGTGGCGACTTCAACGTCATCCACTGGGACGAGCAGACCGCGAAATCGGTCGGGCTGCCCGACGTCATCGCGCACGGCATGTGGACCATGGGCGCCGCGATCCAGCCGGTCGTCGACTGGCTCGGTGACGCGGGACGCGTCACGTCATACAGCGTGCGGTTCAGCGCACCCGTGCCGGTGCCGCACGACGGCGGCGCGGACGTCGAGGTCGGCGCGACGGTGAAGTCCGTCGAGGGCGACACGGCGACCATCGACATCACTGCCACCTCCGGCGGGCAGAAGGTGCTGGTGCGTGCCCGGGCGACCGTGGCGCTGAAGTCCGCCTGA
- the nusG gene encoding transcription termination/antitermination protein NusG — protein MHPDYDGADGDDSDEDFDAAEVEDDPQIDAEIAEADADLSAEADAERDEDEVDGAEGDEEADAAVAAEAADLGEDVASDEADSDEAADDEAADDEEGPVLSAEEQRAAFIADLKLQFGEWYVVHSYAGYEKRVKANLETRMTSLNMEDYIFQVEVPMEEFTEIKNSQRKTGTRVRMPGYVLVRMDLTDESWGAVRHTPGVTGFVGNAHQPSPLSIDEVVTMLNPVFEEPAGEAESGAPAASGVAKPGKAAASADVDFEVGESVTVMEGPFETLPASISEINTDTQKLKVLVSIFGRETPVELSFNQVAKI, from the coding sequence ATCCACCCCGACTACGACGGCGCGGACGGCGACGACTCCGACGAGGACTTCGACGCCGCCGAGGTCGAGGACGACCCGCAGATCGACGCCGAGATCGCCGAGGCGGACGCGGACCTCTCCGCCGAGGCCGACGCGGAGCGCGACGAGGACGAGGTCGACGGGGCCGAAGGTGACGAGGAGGCCGACGCCGCGGTGGCCGCCGAAGCCGCCGACCTGGGCGAGGACGTCGCGTCCGACGAGGCCGATTCCGACGAGGCTGCGGACGACGAGGCTGCGGACGACGAGGAAGGCCCGGTGCTCAGCGCCGAGGAGCAGCGCGCGGCGTTCATCGCCGACCTGAAGCTGCAGTTCGGCGAGTGGTACGTCGTGCACTCCTACGCCGGTTACGAGAAGCGCGTGAAGGCCAACCTCGAGACCCGTATGACGAGCCTCAACATGGAGGACTACATCTTCCAGGTCGAGGTGCCGATGGAGGAGTTCACTGAGATCAAGAACTCCCAGCGCAAGACCGGCACCCGGGTCCGGATGCCCGGTTACGTGCTGGTCCGCATGGACCTGACCGACGAGAGCTGGGGCGCCGTGCGCCATACACCGGGTGTGACCGGCTTCGTCGGCAACGCCCACCAGCCGTCGCCGCTGTCGATCGACGAAGTCGTGACGATGCTCAACCCGGTCTTCGAGGAGCCGGCGGGCGAGGCCGAGTCCGGCGCTCCCGCTGCGAGCGGTGTCGCCAAGCCCGGCAAGGCCGCCGCGTCGGCGGACGTCGACTTCGAGGTCGGCGAGTCGGTCACGGTCATGGAGGGCCCGTTCGAGACGCTGCCCGCGTCGATCTCCGAGATCAACACCGACACCCAGAAGCTCAAGGTGCTCGTGTCCATCTTCGGCCGGGAGACCCCGGTCGAGCTGTCGTTCAACCAGGTCGCGAAGATCTAG
- a CDS encoding FAS1-like dehydratase domain-containing protein — protein sequence MAVNPEVAGRSYPPSAPYVVSRAKIAEFARAVGATDEAHFDPEVARSRGYADVIAPPTFAVMISQQGDANVMQDPDAGIDYSRLVHGEQAFEHHRPLVAGDEVRATTTIEKVRQAGGHSMVTMATELTTPDGEVVTSATSVVVIRGDEA from the coding sequence ATGGCTGTGAACCCTGAGGTGGCCGGGCGGAGCTATCCGCCGTCTGCGCCGTATGTCGTGTCGCGCGCGAAGATCGCCGAGTTCGCCCGGGCGGTGGGCGCCACCGACGAGGCGCACTTCGATCCGGAGGTCGCGAGGTCCCGCGGCTACGCCGATGTCATCGCGCCGCCCACCTTCGCGGTGATGATCTCCCAGCAGGGCGATGCCAACGTGATGCAGGACCCGGACGCCGGCATCGACTACAGCCGGCTCGTGCACGGCGAGCAGGCGTTCGAACACCACCGGCCGCTCGTCGCGGGCGACGAGGTGCGCGCCACCACGACGATCGAGAAGGTCCGCCAGGCCGGGGGCCACTCGATGGTCACCATGGCCACCGAGCTGACGACACCGGACGGCGAGGTCGTGACCAGCGCGACGTCGGTGGTTGTGATTCGAGGGGACGAGGCATGA
- the aroQ gene encoding type II 3-dehydroquinate dehydratase: protein MSTQPLTVINGPNLNLLGTREPEIYGHETLADIEAQCAETAREFGLTVDCFQSNSEGAIVDKLHSVRGSTAGIVLNAGAYTHTSVAIRDALANVPAPFIEVHISNVHAREAFRHHSYLSDVAAAVIVGCGSQGYEFAIRRLATLVGASRGSD, encoded by the coding sequence ATGTCGACCCAACCGCTGACCGTGATCAACGGACCAAACCTCAACCTGCTCGGGACACGCGAGCCGGAGATCTACGGGCACGAGACGTTGGCCGACATCGAGGCACAGTGCGCCGAGACCGCACGGGAGTTCGGCCTGACCGTCGACTGCTTCCAGAGCAACAGCGAAGGCGCGATCGTCGACAAGCTGCACAGTGTCCGTGGGAGCACGGCCGGCATCGTGCTGAATGCCGGCGCCTACACCCACACGTCGGTGGCCATCCGCGATGCCCTGGCCAACGTGCCGGCACCGTTCATCGAGGTGCACATCTCCAACGTGCATGCGCGCGAGGCGTTCCGGCACCACTCGTACCTGTCCGACGTCGCGGCGGCGGTGATCGTCGGATGCGGGTCGCAGGGCTACGAGTTCGCCATCCGCCGCCTCGCGACCCTGGTCGGCGCGTCGCGTGGTTCCGACTGA
- a CDS encoding LacI family DNA-binding transcriptional regulator has product MDAPRPRKRATILDVAREAGVAASTVSRAFTNPGRVNQATREHVLDVAKSLGYTPNPMARALESGRTETLALLVPDITNPYFAGVIKGAEGAAARSGRTLVLGDTQESAATEAELVRRLGPAVDGFVLSASRLPDTELRRAAELNNLVLLNRAIPGITGVVADFGSGTRQIIDHLASHGHPSAVFLAGPPESWSGRRRWAGLEDAAHAVGMTVRRLGPYAPTREAGAAAADAVITSGTTAAVCHNDMLALGVMRRLLERGVRVPDDVSVVGFDDIFGADLCTPTLTTLAEHTQDAGARAVETLIHLGLQRTRTDQSWQLPTHLVVRESTGPCRIR; this is encoded by the coding sequence ATGGACGCTCCCCGGCCGCGCAAGCGCGCGACGATCCTCGATGTGGCCCGCGAGGCAGGCGTGGCGGCATCGACCGTGTCACGCGCCTTCACCAACCCGGGACGCGTCAACCAGGCGACGCGTGAGCACGTCCTCGACGTTGCGAAAAGCCTTGGCTACACGCCGAATCCGATGGCACGCGCACTGGAGAGCGGCCGCACCGAGACGCTCGCGCTGCTGGTCCCCGACATCACCAACCCCTACTTCGCCGGCGTGATCAAGGGCGCCGAAGGGGCCGCGGCGCGGTCCGGTCGCACGCTGGTGCTCGGCGACACCCAGGAGTCGGCGGCGACCGAGGCCGAACTGGTGCGACGGCTCGGACCGGCGGTCGACGGGTTCGTGCTCAGCGCGTCCCGTCTGCCGGACACCGAGCTGCGCCGGGCCGCCGAGCTCAACAACCTCGTGCTGCTGAACCGCGCGATCCCCGGCATCACCGGCGTCGTCGCGGACTTCGGATCGGGCACGCGCCAGATCATCGACCACCTCGCGTCGCACGGACACCCGTCGGCGGTCTTCCTGGCCGGCCCACCCGAGTCGTGGTCCGGCCGTCGGCGCTGGGCCGGCCTCGAGGACGCCGCGCACGCGGTCGGTATGACGGTCCGCAGGCTCGGCCCCTACGCGCCGACGAGGGAAGCCGGTGCGGCGGCCGCGGATGCCGTCATCACCTCGGGCACCACGGCGGCCGTGTGCCACAACGACATGCTCGCCCTGGGCGTCATGCGGCGGCTGCTGGAGCGCGGCGTGCGCGTCCCGGACGACGTGAGCGTCGTCGGCTTCGACGACATCTTCGGCGCGGACCTGTGCACGCCGACCCTGACGACGCTCGCCGAGCACACGCAGGACGCCGGAGCACGCGCCGTCGAGACCCTGATCCACCTGGGACTGCAACGAACTCGGACGGACCAGTCCTGGCAACTGCCCACGCACCTGGTCGTTCGCGAGTCCACCGGGCCGTGCCGCATACGCTGA
- the rplA gene encoding 50S ribosomal protein L1: MKHSKNYRAAAEQIDKDKLYTPLEAVRLAKSGAKTKYDSTVEVAFRLGVDPRKADQMVRGTVNLPNGTGKTARVLVFANGDKAAAAEAAGADFVGSDELLDRVAGGWTDFDAVVATPDLMGKVGRLGKVLGPRGLMPNPKTGTVTMDVAKAVSDIKGGKIEFRVDKHSNLHFIIGKVSFDEKALIENYGAALDEILRLKPAASKGRYISKATMSTTMGPGIPLDASVTRNLLEEGADA, from the coding sequence ATGAAGCACAGCAAGAACTACCGCGCAGCGGCGGAGCAGATCGACAAGGACAAGCTCTACACCCCGCTCGAGGCGGTGCGCCTGGCGAAGTCCGGTGCGAAGACCAAGTACGACTCGACCGTCGAGGTGGCCTTCCGCCTCGGTGTCGACCCGCGCAAGGCCGACCAGATGGTGCGCGGCACCGTCAACCTGCCGAACGGCACGGGTAAGACGGCGCGCGTGCTGGTCTTCGCCAACGGGGACAAGGCCGCCGCTGCCGAGGCCGCGGGTGCGGACTTCGTCGGCTCGGACGAGCTGCTCGACCGGGTTGCCGGTGGCTGGACCGACTTCGACGCGGTCGTCGCCACCCCGGACCTGATGGGCAAGGTCGGTCGTCTCGGTAAGGTGCTCGGCCCGCGCGGCCTGATGCCGAACCCGAAGACCGGCACCGTCACGATGGACGTCGCCAAGGCTGTCTCCGACATCAAGGGCGGCAAGATCGAGTTCCGCGTCGACAAGCACTCCAACCTGCACTTCATCATCGGCAAGGTCTCCTTCGACGAGAAGGCACTCATCGAGAACTACGGTGCGGCGCTGGACGAGATCCTGCGTCTGAAGCCGGCCGCCTCGAAGGGCCGTTACATCTCCAAGGCGACGATGTCGACCACGATGGGCCCGGGCATCCCGCTCGACGCGTCCGTCACGCGCAACCTGCTGGAAGAGGGCGCCGACGCCTGA
- the rplK gene encoding 50S ribosomal protein L11: MPPKKKVAGFIKLQIQAGQATPAPPVGPALGQHGVNIMEFVKAYNDATADKRGNVIPVEITVYEDRSFTFITKTPPAAELIKKAAGVAKGSGEPHKTKVGKLTKDQVREIAQEKMADLNANDIEQASRIIAGTARSMGIDTEA, encoded by the coding sequence ATGCCTCCCAAGAAGAAGGTCGCCGGCTTCATCAAGCTGCAGATCCAGGCCGGCCAGGCGACACCCGCCCCGCCGGTCGGTCCGGCGCTCGGTCAGCACGGCGTCAACATCATGGAGTTCGTCAAGGCGTACAACGACGCCACGGCGGACAAGCGCGGCAACGTCATCCCGGTGGAGATCACGGTCTATGAGGACCGCTCCTTCACCTTCATCACCAAGACGCCGCCGGCCGCCGAGCTGATCAAGAAGGCCGCCGGTGTCGCCAAGGGTTCCGGTGAGCCGCACAAGACCAAGGTCGGCAAGCTGACCAAGGACCAGGTCCGCGAGATCGCGCAGGAGAAGATGGCCGACCTCAACGCCAACGACATCGAGCAGGCGTCGCGCATCATCGCCGGGACCGCTCGCTCGATGGGTATCGACACCGAGGCCTGA
- a CDS encoding adenosine deaminase: MPERSVATLPKAHLHLHFTGSLRIATLRDLADKHDVRLPEALLAQWPPKLSARDERGWFRFQRLYDAARACVTDESDLRRLVREAAQDDVAEGSRWLEIQVDPTSYASGLGGITPALEIVLDEARSASADLPIGVGVIVAASRLKHPMDARALARLAARHAGDGPGEVIGFGLSNDERRGVTTDFAPAFRIARKAGLASVPHSGELLGPDAVNETLGSLQPSRLGHGVRSVESHSVLNRVVDSGVALEVCPGSNVALGVYRTPQEVPLRTLAEAGATIALGADDPLLFGNRLADQYRSAREDHGFTDRELAALARSSIDASFAPADVRKAAYADIDAWLESPGDQAQRDVDDA; encoded by the coding sequence ATGCCCGAACGTTCGGTGGCGACCCTCCCCAAGGCTCATCTGCATCTGCATTTCACCGGATCCCTGCGGATCGCGACCCTGCGTGACCTCGCGGACAAGCACGACGTGCGGCTGCCGGAGGCGCTGCTGGCGCAGTGGCCGCCGAAGCTGTCCGCACGGGACGAACGCGGCTGGTTCCGCTTCCAGCGGTTGTATGACGCCGCCCGCGCCTGCGTCACCGACGAGTCCGACCTGCGCCGCCTGGTGCGGGAGGCGGCGCAGGACGACGTCGCCGAAGGCTCCCGCTGGCTGGAGATCCAGGTCGACCCCACGTCATACGCCTCCGGCCTGGGCGGCATCACGCCCGCGCTGGAGATCGTGCTCGACGAGGCCCGGTCGGCGAGCGCCGACCTGCCGATCGGCGTCGGCGTGATCGTGGCGGCCTCCCGGCTGAAACACCCGATGGACGCCCGGGCGCTCGCCCGACTCGCCGCACGGCACGCCGGGGACGGACCCGGAGAGGTCATCGGCTTCGGACTGTCGAACGACGAACGCCGCGGAGTCACAACCGATTTCGCACCCGCGTTCCGGATCGCCCGGAAGGCCGGGCTGGCGTCGGTCCCGCACTCGGGCGAGTTGCTCGGGCCCGACGCGGTCAACGAGACGCTCGGCTCGCTGCAGCCGAGCCGGCTGGGACACGGTGTCCGCTCCGTCGAGTCGCACTCGGTGCTCAACCGGGTGGTGGACTCCGGTGTCGCGCTCGAGGTGTGCCCGGGGTCCAATGTCGCCCTCGGCGTCTACCGCACCCCGCAGGAGGTGCCGCTGCGGACGCTGGCCGAGGCGGGTGCGACGATCGCGCTGGGTGCCGACGATCCGCTGCTGTTCGGCAATCGCCTTGCGGATCAATACCGTTCGGCCCGCGAGGACCATGGCTTCACCGACCGGGAGCTCGCCGCCCTGGCCAGGTCGTCGATCGATGCATCCTTCGCGCCGGCGGACGTGCGCAAGGCGGCGTACGCCGACATCGACGCGTGGCTGGAGTCACCGGGCGATCAGGCGCAGCGCGACGTCGACGATGCGTGA
- a CDS encoding UDP-N-acetylmuramate dehydrogenase, with translation MREANGVELAPLTTMRVGGPAARLVVAETTDEIVDVVREVDDAAEPLLVLSGGSNLVISDDGFPGTVLRIANSGIEVESADACGGVHVRVAAGEEWDDFVARCCDEGWSGVEALSGIPGLAGATPVQNVGAYGQEVAQTIASVRTWDRVEQRVRTFFNSDCEFAYRHSIFKGSSYRGGGRYVVLDVLFALRPTQLSQPVAYAALAQGLGVEIGERVPLADARAAVLEQRRRRGMVLDAGDHDTWSCGSFFTNPIISAGAYDELARVAAERFGVDAPAPPHWPTKGTGVKTSAAWLIQHTGFDKGHGLPGPAALSTKHPLAVTNRGDAKAADVAELAREVRDGVQAAFGITLVNEPIFVGHDL, from the coding sequence ATGCGGGAGGCGAACGGGGTCGAGCTGGCCCCGCTCACCACCATGCGGGTCGGCGGCCCCGCCGCGCGGCTCGTCGTCGCCGAGACCACCGACGAGATCGTCGACGTGGTGCGCGAGGTCGACGACGCGGCCGAGCCGCTGCTGGTCCTGTCCGGCGGGTCCAACCTGGTCATCTCCGACGACGGCTTCCCGGGCACCGTGCTGCGGATCGCCAACTCGGGCATCGAGGTCGAGTCCGCCGACGCGTGCGGCGGGGTGCACGTGCGGGTGGCTGCCGGCGAGGAGTGGGACGACTTCGTCGCGCGGTGTTGTGACGAAGGATGGTCGGGTGTCGAGGCGCTGTCCGGCATACCCGGGCTCGCCGGTGCGACGCCGGTGCAGAACGTCGGCGCCTACGGCCAAGAGGTCGCGCAGACGATCGCCTCGGTCCGCACCTGGGACCGGGTGGAGCAGCGGGTGCGCACCTTCTTCAACTCGGACTGCGAATTCGCCTACCGGCACTCGATCTTCAAGGGGTCGTCATACCGCGGCGGCGGGCGGTATGTCGTCCTCGACGTGCTCTTCGCGTTGCGTCCGACGCAGCTGTCGCAGCCCGTCGCCTATGCCGCGCTGGCGCAGGGCCTGGGCGTCGAGATCGGTGAACGGGTGCCGCTGGCCGACGCGCGCGCCGCAGTGCTGGAGCAGCGTCGCCGGCGCGGCATGGTGCTCGACGCGGGCGATCACGACACCTGGTCGTGCGGGTCGTTCTTCACCAACCCGATCATCAGCGCAGGTGCGTATGACGAGCTCGCGCGCGTCGCGGCCGAGCGGTTCGGCGTCGACGCACCGGCGCCACCGCACTGGCCGACCAAGGGGACCGGGGTGAAGACCAGCGCGGCCTGGCTGATCCAGCACACCGGCTTCGACAAGGGTCACGGCCTGCCCGGCCCGGCGGCGCTGTCCACCAAGCACCCGCTGGCGGTCACCAACCGGGGCGACGCGAAGGCCGCCGATGTCGCCGAGCTGGCCCGCGAGGTCCGCGACGGCGTGCAGGCGGCGTTCGGCATCACCCTGGTCAACGAGCCGATCTTCGTCGGACACGACCTCTGA